A genomic segment from Chitinophaga niabensis encodes:
- a CDS encoding HTTM domain-containing protein has translation MMGTKAGESFSFKGMLSGAALRLPVSIAPLITFRIVFGLLMFLSLVRFWYRGWITSVYVTPGFHFTYMGFEWVRPLGDLGMHLLFLAIIICTLLITLGLFYRVAAIIFFIGFTYVELLDVTTYLNHYYFISLVAFLMIWLPANRDYSLDVLLKPEKRRKLVPAWTIGIIRFQMAVVYIFAGLAKLNPDWLLDAQPMRTWLPAKTHLPIVGAYMYETWVAYLFSWFGAVYDLFIVFFLLNRKARPYAYAVVVIFHVATAIFFPGIGMFPYVMISCSLVFFSGAFHEKLQRFFPFYDHSFNDTPYHFKYNLSIAAGIYIFLQLVIPLRFLLYPGHLFWHEEGYRFSWRVMLMEKAGSAYFTVKDKDHSIEVNNAEFLTPLQEKMMCTQPDLILKYAHHLAKVFEARGLVNPGVYGEVYVSLNGERSRLFIDSTINLAETPVSWKHYNWVLPYRN, from the coding sequence ATGATGGGGACTAAAGCAGGGGAGTCATTTTCTTTCAAAGGCATGTTAAGCGGAGCAGCCTTGAGGTTGCCCGTTTCCATTGCTCCATTGATCACGTTTAGGATCGTATTCGGTTTATTAATGTTCTTAAGCCTGGTCCGTTTCTGGTACCGGGGATGGATCACCTCCGTTTATGTTACCCCCGGTTTTCATTTTACCTATATGGGTTTTGAGTGGGTGCGTCCTTTGGGGGACTTAGGCATGCACCTGCTTTTTCTGGCCATCATTATATGCACCCTGCTTATTACGCTGGGGCTTTTCTACAGGGTAGCTGCCATCATCTTCTTTATAGGTTTTACTTATGTGGAACTGCTGGATGTAACCACCTATCTCAACCATTACTATTTTATCAGCCTGGTGGCCTTCCTGATGATCTGGCTTCCTGCAAACAGGGATTATTCCCTGGATGTATTACTAAAGCCTGAAAAAAGAAGGAAACTGGTACCTGCATGGACCATCGGTATCATCCGTTTTCAGATGGCGGTGGTATATATCTTCGCCGGTCTGGCGAAACTAAACCCTGACTGGTTGCTGGATGCCCAGCCTATGCGCACATGGCTGCCGGCCAAAACACATTTGCCCATTGTAGGCGCCTATATGTATGAAACATGGGTGGCCTATCTCTTCTCCTGGTTCGGTGCTGTATATGACCTCTTTATTGTGTTCTTTTTATTAAACAGGAAGGCCCGCCCATACGCTTATGCGGTAGTTGTGATCTTTCACGTTGCCACTGCTATCTTTTTCCCCGGTATTGGCATGTTCCCGTATGTGATGATCTCCTGCAGCCTGGTATTTTTCTCCGGCGCATTCCATGAAAAACTGCAACGGTTCTTTCCGTTCTACGATCATAGCTTTAATGATACGCCATATCATTTTAAATATAATTTATCCATCGCGGCAGGGATCTATATATTCCTGCAACTGGTTATTCCCTTAAGGTTTTTATTATATCCCGGTCACCTTTTCTGGCATGAAGAAGGTTACCGTTTCTCCTGGCGTGTGATGTTGATGGAGAAAGCAGGGTCTGCTTACTTCACCGTTAAGGATAAAGATCATTCCATAGAGGTGAACAACGCAGAATTTTTAACACCCCTGCAGGAGAAGATGATGTGTACACAACCGGACCTGATCCTGAAGTATGCACATCACCTGGCAAAAGTATTCGAAGCACGCGGGCTCGTTAA